A stretch of Aphelocoma coerulescens isolate FSJ_1873_10779 chromosome 1A, UR_Acoe_1.0, whole genome shotgun sequence DNA encodes these proteins:
- the SLC25A3 gene encoding solute carrier family 25 member 3 isoform X1, translated as MFSSIAPLARHNPFYAPHFQLVQDGVRKRTAEPAEAPATRRGLAAASADEEYSCEYGSLKFYALCGVGGVLSCGLTHTGVVPLDLVKCRMQVDPQKYKSIFNGFSVTIKEDGVRGLAKGWAPTFIGYSMQGLCKFGFYEVFKILYGNMLGEENAYLWRTSLYLAASASAEFFADIALAPMEAAKVRIQTQPGYANTLRQALPKMFAEEGIWAFYKGVAPLWMRQIPYTMMKFACFERTVEALYKYVVPKPRSECTKGEQLVVTFVAGYIAGVFCAIVSHPADSVVSVLNKEKGSSASQVLMRLGFKGVWKGLFARIIMIGTLTALQWFIYDSVKVYFRLPRPPPPEMPESLKKKLGLTE; from the exons ATGTTCTCGTCCATCGCGCCGCTCGCGCGGCACAACCCGTTCTACGCGCCGCACTTCCAGCTGGTGCAGGACGGCGTGAGGAAGCGCACAGCGGAGCCCGCGGAGGCGCCCGCCACGCGGCGGGGCCTGGCGGCCGCGTCCGCCGACGAAG aaTACAGTTGTGAATATGGCTCACTCAAGTTTTATGCTCTCTGTGGCGTTGGTGGGGTCCTAAGTTGTGGCCTGACACACACTGGTGTCGTACCTCTGGATTTAGTGAAATGTCGTATGCAG GTTGATCCACAAAAATACAAGAGCATCTTCAATGGATTTTCAGTGACAATCAAGGAAGATGGCGTTCGTGGCTTGGCTAAGGGATGGGCTCCAACCTTTATTGGCTATTCCATGCAAGGGCTTTGTAAATTTGGTTTCTATGAAGTTTTCAAAATCCTGTATGGCAACATGCTGGGAGAG GAAAATGCCTATTTGTGGCGTACTTCGCTATACTTAGCTGCATCTGCCAGTGCGGAGTTTTTTGCTGACATTGCTCTGGCTCCAATGGAAGCTGCTAAAGTTCGTATTCAGACACAGCCTGGATATGCCAACACTCTACGGCAGGCTTTACCCAAAATGTTCGCAGAAGAAGGCATCTGGGC TTTCTATAAAGGTGTTGCTCCGCTGTGGATGAGACAGATTCCATACACAATGATGAAATTTGCCTGCTTTGAACGTACTGTTGAAGCTCTCTACAAGTACGTTGTTCCCAAGCCACGAAGTGAATGTACAAAAGGAGAACAGCTGGTAGTCACATTTGTTGCAGGCTATATTG CTGGTGTGTTCTGTGCAATTGTTTCCCATCCTGCTGACTCTGTGGTGTCTGTATTGAACAAAGAAAAGGGCAGCTCAGCTTCACAGGTTCTTATGAGGCTTGGATTCAAAG GTGTATGGAAGGGTCTGTTTGCTCGTATCATCATGATTGGTACCCTGACTGCACTACAGTGGTTCATCTATGATTCTGTCAAGGTTTATTTCAGACTTCCTCGCCCACCTCCACCTGAAATGCCAGAATCTCTGAAGAAGAAGCTTGGTCTAACTGAATAG
- the SLC25A3 gene encoding solute carrier family 25 member 3 isoform X2: MFSSIAPLARHNPFYAPHFQLVQDGVRKRTAEPAEAPATRRGLAAASADEEYSCAYGSNRFFLLCGLGGIISCGTTHTALVPLDLVKCRMQVDPQKYKSIFNGFSVTIKEDGVRGLAKGWAPTFIGYSMQGLCKFGFYEVFKILYGNMLGEENAYLWRTSLYLAASASAEFFADIALAPMEAAKVRIQTQPGYANTLRQALPKMFAEEGIWAFYKGVAPLWMRQIPYTMMKFACFERTVEALYKYVVPKPRSECTKGEQLVVTFVAGYIAGVFCAIVSHPADSVVSVLNKEKGSSASQVLMRLGFKGVWKGLFARIIMIGTLTALQWFIYDSVKVYFRLPRPPPPEMPESLKKKLGLTE; this comes from the exons ATGTTCTCGTCCATCGCGCCGCTCGCGCGGCACAACCCGTTCTACGCGCCGCACTTCCAGCTGGTGCAGGACGGCGTGAGGAAGCGCACAGCGGAGCCCGCGGAGGCGCCCGCCACGCGGCGGGGCCTGGCGGCCGCGTCCGCCGACGAAG AATACAGCTGTGCATATGGCTCAAACAGATTCTTTCTGCTTTGTGGTCTTGGTGGGATTATTAGCTGTGGAACAACACATACAGCACTGGTTCCTCTAGACCTGGTTAAATGCAGAATGCAG GTTGATCCACAAAAATACAAGAGCATCTTCAATGGATTTTCAGTGACAATCAAGGAAGATGGCGTTCGTGGCTTGGCTAAGGGATGGGCTCCAACCTTTATTGGCTATTCCATGCAAGGGCTTTGTAAATTTGGTTTCTATGAAGTTTTCAAAATCCTGTATGGCAACATGCTGGGAGAG GAAAATGCCTATTTGTGGCGTACTTCGCTATACTTAGCTGCATCTGCCAGTGCGGAGTTTTTTGCTGACATTGCTCTGGCTCCAATGGAAGCTGCTAAAGTTCGTATTCAGACACAGCCTGGATATGCCAACACTCTACGGCAGGCTTTACCCAAAATGTTCGCAGAAGAAGGCATCTGGGC TTTCTATAAAGGTGTTGCTCCGCTGTGGATGAGACAGATTCCATACACAATGATGAAATTTGCCTGCTTTGAACGTACTGTTGAAGCTCTCTACAAGTACGTTGTTCCCAAGCCACGAAGTGAATGTACAAAAGGAGAACAGCTGGTAGTCACATTTGTTGCAGGCTATATTG CTGGTGTGTTCTGTGCAATTGTTTCCCATCCTGCTGACTCTGTGGTGTCTGTATTGAACAAAGAAAAGGGCAGCTCAGCTTCACAGGTTCTTATGAGGCTTGGATTCAAAG GTGTATGGAAGGGTCTGTTTGCTCGTATCATCATGATTGGTACCCTGACTGCACTACAGTGGTTCATCTATGATTCTGTCAAGGTTTATTTCAGACTTCCTCGCCCACCTCCACCTGAAATGCCAGAATCTCTGAAGAAGAAGCTTGGTCTAACTGAATAG